A window of Auraticoccus monumenti contains these coding sequences:
- a CDS encoding RNA polymerase sigma factor, producing the protein MAAENARWVQGLDAVAPEHETTVAELYRMLLRMSYREAQRRGSGMRLSGPELDDVAHQAASDATMAVRRKVGTFRGECRFTTWAYRFVVFDVASKMNRHPWRRPTVSLDDHDWDLASTDLYEAPQDHLETKALLRAFEQVFSERLTGRQQRAFEAIAVRGLPVAEVARELGTNPNAVYKTMFDARKKLREGLVAVGFLEAGRPVR; encoded by the coding sequence GTGGCTGCCGAGAACGCCCGCTGGGTGCAGGGTCTCGACGCAGTGGCGCCCGAGCACGAGACGACCGTCGCAGAGCTGTACCGGATGCTGCTGCGGATGAGCTACCGGGAGGCGCAGCGCAGGGGGTCGGGGATGCGGCTGTCCGGACCCGAGCTGGACGACGTCGCCCACCAGGCCGCCTCGGACGCCACCATGGCGGTCCGCCGCAAGGTCGGGACCTTCCGCGGGGAGTGCAGGTTCACCACCTGGGCGTACCGCTTCGTCGTGTTCGACGTGGCCTCGAAGATGAACCGCCATCCCTGGCGACGCCCGACGGTGTCCCTCGATGATCACGACTGGGACCTCGCCAGCACGGACCTGTACGAGGCCCCCCAGGACCACCTCGAGACCAAGGCGCTGCTCCGCGCGTTCGAGCAGGTCTTCAGCGAGCGGCTCACCGGACGCCAGCAGCGGGCGTTCGAGGCGATCGCGGTACGCGGCCTCCCGGTGGCCGAGGTCGCTCGTGAGCTCGGGACCAACCCGAACGCCGTCTACAAGACGATGTTCGACGCGCGCAAGAAGCTGCGCGAGGGTCTGGTGGCCGTCGGCTTCCTGGAAGCGGGGCGACCCGTCCGCTGA